A window of Halomonas sp. H10-9-1 contains these coding sequences:
- the nqrF gene encoding NADH:ubiquinone reductase (Na(+)-transporting) subunit F, translated as MVDTSVILLGVVMFTVIIIGLTAVILAARSRLVSTGDVQIEINGEPENTITTQAGGKLLNTLAANGIFLSSACGGGGSCAQCKCRVEEGGGSILPTEEAHFTMREKKDGWRLSCQVPVKQDMKIEVPEEVFGVKKWECEVIKNPNVATFIKELNLKLPEGEEVAFRAGGYVQLVAPPYDIAFKDFDIEEEYRGDWEKFGLFNVSHKNNEEVIRAYSMANYPEEKGILKFNIRIATPPPNTDHPPGLMSTYVFSLTPGDKVTVMGPFGEFFAKDTDAEMVFVGGGAGMAPMRSHIFDQLKRLDSKRKITFWYGARSWRETFYNEEYDKLAEEHDNFTWHLALSDPQPEDNWEGPTGFIHNVLYENYLKDHPAPEDCEYYMCGPPMMNASVIKLLLDLGVEPENILLDDFGG; from the coding sequence ATGGTTGATACATCAGTCATCTTGCTCGGTGTGGTCATGTTTACCGTGATCATCATCGGTCTGACGGCGGTGATCCTGGCCGCCCGCAGCCGCCTGGTCAGCACCGGCGACGTGCAGATCGAGATCAACGGCGAGCCCGAGAACACCATCACCACCCAGGCCGGGGGCAAGCTGCTCAACACCCTGGCCGCCAACGGTATCTTCCTCTCTTCCGCCTGCGGCGGCGGCGGCTCCTGCGCCCAGTGCAAGTGTCGCGTCGAAGAGGGCGGCGGGTCGATCCTGCCGACCGAGGAAGCCCACTTCACCATGCGCGAGAAGAAGGACGGCTGGCGTCTCTCCTGCCAGGTGCCGGTGAAGCAGGACATGAAGATCGAGGTGCCCGAGGAGGTCTTCGGCGTCAAGAAGTGGGAGTGCGAGGTCATCAAGAATCCCAACGTCGCCACCTTCATCAAGGAGCTCAACCTCAAGCTGCCCGAAGGCGAAGAAGTTGCCTTCCGTGCCGGCGGCTATGTGCAGCTGGTGGCGCCGCCCTACGATATCGCCTTCAAGGACTTCGATATCGAGGAGGAGTACCGGGGTGACTGGGAGAAGTTCGGCCTGTTCAACGTCTCCCACAAGAACAACGAGGAGGTCATTCGTGCCTACTCGATGGCGAACTACCCGGAAGAGAAGGGCATCCTCAAGTTCAATATCCGGATCGCCACGCCGCCGCCCAACACCGACCATCCGCCGGGGCTGATGTCGACCTACGTGTTTAGCCTCACGCCGGGCGACAAGGTCACCGTGATGGGGCCCTTCGGCGAGTTCTTCGCCAAGGACACCGATGCGGAGATGGTCTTCGTCGGTGGCGGTGCCGGCATGGCGCCGATGCGCAGCCATATCTTCGACCAGCTCAAGCGCCTCGACTCCAAGCGCAAGATCACGTTCTGGTACGGCGCGCGCTCCTGGCGCGAGACGTTCTACAACGAGGAGTACGACAAGCTGGCCGAGGAGCACGACAACTTCACCTGGCACCTGGCGCTCTCCGATCCCCAGCCTGAGGACAACTGGGAAGGCCCCACCGGCTTTATCCATAACGTCCTCTACGAGAACTACCTCAAGGACCATCCGGCGCCCGAGGATTGCGAGTACTACATGTGCGGGCCGCCCATGATGAACGCCTCCGTGATCAAGCTGCTGCTCGATCTCGGGGTGGAGCCCGAGAACATCCTGCTGGACGACTTCGGCGGATGA
- the nqrM gene encoding (Na+)-NQR maturation NqrM: protein MTIWLIAFAFMLLIMAAMAVGVIMGRKPIAGSCGGLNQLGLKDGCEICGGKDEVCEEENRKASNARRRSDESRGADLGYDATRR, encoded by the coding sequence ATGACTATCTGGCTTATTGCCTTTGCCTTCATGTTGTTGATCATGGCCGCCATGGCCGTGGGCGTGATCATGGGCCGCAAGCCCATCGCCGGTTCCTGCGGTGGGCTCAACCAGCTCGGCCTCAAGGACGGCTGTGAGATCTGCGGTGGCAAGGATGAAGTCTGCGAGGAGGAAAACCGCAAGGCCAGCAACGCGCGGCGTCGCAGCGACGAGAGTCGCGGTGCCGACCTGGGGTATGATGCGACCCGTCGCTGA
- the nqrE gene encoding NADH:ubiquinone reductase (Na(+)-transporting) subunit E: MEHYLSLFVASVFVENMALAFFLGMCTFIAVSKKVSSAIGLGIAVVVVLTVTVPVNNLVYSFLLKEGALSWTGISGAENIDLSFLGLLSYIGVIAAIVQIMEMFLDKYVPALYNALGVFLPLITVNCAILGGVLFMVERNYNFGESVVYGLGAGTGWALAITALAGIREKLKYSDVPGSLQGLGITFITVGLMSLGFMSFSGIQL; this comes from the coding sequence ATGGAACACTATCTGAGCCTATTCGTGGCCTCGGTCTTCGTCGAGAACATGGCCCTGGCGTTCTTCCTCGGCATGTGTACCTTCATCGCCGTGTCCAAGAAGGTGTCGTCCGCCATCGGCCTGGGGATTGCCGTGGTGGTGGTGCTGACGGTGACCGTGCCGGTCAACAACCTGGTCTATAGCTTCCTGCTCAAGGAAGGGGCGCTCTCCTGGACCGGCATCAGCGGCGCCGAGAATATCGACCTCTCGTTCCTCGGCCTGCTCAGCTACATCGGCGTCATCGCTGCCATCGTGCAGATCATGGAGATGTTCCTCGACAAGTACGTGCCGGCGCTCTACAACGCCCTGGGCGTGTTCCTGCCGCTGATCACCGTGAACTGCGCCATCCTGGGTGGCGTGCTGTTCATGGTCGAGCGTAACTACAACTTCGGCGAGTCCGTGGTCTATGGCCTCGGGGCGGGGACCGGCTGGGCGCTGGCGATCACCGCCCTGGCCGGCATTCGCGAGAAGCTCAAGTACAGCGACGTGCCGGGTTCACTGCAGGGCCTGGGCATTACCTTCATCACCGTGGGTCTGATGTCGCTGGGCTTCATGTCCTTCTCCGGCATCCAACTTTGA
- a CDS encoding NADH:ubiquinone reductase (Na(+)-transporting) subunit D, with product MSEPTPKGVLTTPIFKNNPIALQILGICSALAVTSSMSVSLVMTIAVIFVTAFSNLFVSLIRHHIPSSIRIIVQMTIIASLVIVVDQILKAYAYEMSKQLSVFVGLIITNCIVMGRAEGFAMQNSPKLSFLDGIGNGLGYGFILMTVSFFRELFGSGSVFGVTVLETVQNGGWYVPNGLLLLPPSAFFIIGLIIWALRSLNPEQVEENEFKIRGNTEPKEAV from the coding sequence ATGTCTGAACCGACCCCCAAAGGCGTCCTGACGACGCCAATCTTCAAGAACAACCCCATCGCGCTGCAGATCCTCGGGATCTGTTCGGCCCTGGCGGTGACCAGCAGCATGAGCGTGTCGCTGGTCATGACGATCGCGGTGATCTTCGTGACGGCCTTCTCGAACCTGTTCGTGTCGCTGATCCGTCACCATATCCCGTCGTCCATCCGTATCATCGTGCAGATGACCATCATCGCCTCGCTGGTGATCGTGGTGGATCAGATCCTCAAGGCTTACGCCTACGAGATGTCCAAGCAGCTTTCGGTGTTCGTCGGTCTGATCATCACCAACTGCATCGTGATGGGGCGTGCCGAAGGCTTCGCCATGCAGAACAGCCCCAAGCTGTCGTTCCTGGATGGTATCGGTAACGGCCTGGGCTACGGCTTCATCCTGATGACGGTGAGCTTCTTCCGCGAGCTGTTCGGCTCGGGCAGCGTGTTCGGCGTGACCGTGCTGGAAACCGTGCAGAACGGCGGCTGGTATGTGCCCAACGGCCTGCTGCTGCTGCCTCCGTCGGCCTTCTTCATCATCGGCCTGATCATCTGGGCGCTGCGCAGCCTCAACCCGGAGCAGGTCGAGGAGAACGAGTTCAAGATCAGGGGCAATACCGAACCCAAGGAGGCCGTATAA